Proteins encoded in a region of the Photobacterium profundum SS9 genome:
- a CDS encoding S1 RNA-binding domain-containing protein: MIKIGQYNTLEVVKLVDFGVFLYGGEDIGNILLPKNSVPAGTQLGDELNVFIYFDSQDDIIATTTEPLVQVGEFAKLRVVGVSSFGAFVDWGLVKDLLVPFSEQRRKLEEGDNVMLRVYTDKASGRIVGSTKFNRFLDNTPADYTVDQEVKVVIIEITDLGYKVAIENEHSGLIFKTESFGKLFVGKKLRAFVKELRPDGKISLSLQKAGRGKVDDLSDKVLKSLERKGGFMPLSDKSSPDEIFEAFRTSKATFKKTIGGLYKQGLIEITREGIQLKDND, from the coding sequence ATGATTAAGATTGGACAATACAACACATTAGAAGTCGTCAAGCTAGTTGATTTTGGCGTGTTTCTATATGGTGGTGAAGACATTGGTAATATTCTTTTGCCAAAGAATTCCGTTCCAGCCGGCACGCAACTGGGTGATGAGCTGAACGTTTTTATCTATTTTGATTCGCAAGATGACATCATTGCAACCACGACAGAACCACTGGTTCAGGTGGGTGAGTTCGCTAAGCTACGTGTTGTAGGCGTTAGTAGCTTTGGTGCATTTGTTGATTGGGGTTTGGTTAAAGACCTGTTGGTTCCATTCAGTGAGCAACGCCGTAAACTGGAAGAAGGCGACAACGTGATGCTTCGCGTTTATACCGATAAAGCATCGGGTCGTATCGTTGGCTCAACGAAGTTTAACCGTTTCCTTGATAACACGCCGGCGGATTACACTGTTGATCAAGAAGTGAAGGTGGTTATTATAGAAATTACCGACCTTGGCTACAAAGTAGCAATTGAAAATGAGCATTCGGGTCTTATCTTCAAAACAGAATCTTTCGGTAAACTGTTTGTTGGCAAGAAGCTGAGAGCATTTGTGAAAGAACTGCGTCCAGACGGTAAAATCAGCTTGTCACTGCAGAAAGCAGGCCGTGGAAAAGTTGACGATTTATCAGATAAAGTGTTGAAGTCGCTAGAACGTAAGGGTGGTTTCATGCCATTAAGCGATAAATCATCACCAGATGAAATTTTTGAAGCGTTCCGTACAAGTAAAGCAACGTTCAAGAAAACAATCGGTGGCTTATATAAGCAAGGTCTGATTGAAATTACTCGTGAAGGTATTCAGCTTAAAGACAACGACTAG
- a CDS encoding DUF2860 domain-containing protein, producing MTIVDINIDWSMRFSMRYLSFLIFSTTMVSSAYAMKPIPPQSGFSGFINLGAGVTSVESNTLAKFGSVDLGNKNIDTLTNSPDSETSGLPVLGLEIAYTFASTRTQIFFGNQLEDYIRFDFAARAGVRQEIGNAGVIGVSFLQTPLATEVWEDPFVTGTNRTNTDRSSNGYRLIWDEIYGTGLELRYSAREVDIDEERSGEDLGLSAADRAMLDRNGDRNRFSVQYTFNIDENKHIITPAIAYIDQDLDGDAVAYDGLSFNINYIYSVNRWKFVTNATYATLEYDEANPVYSKKADSNRYGASFTAFYNKPFGWDGWLANAGVVWFEEDSDITFYDSSVNLASIGMLYLF from the coding sequence ATGACTATTGTTGATATTAATATTGATTGGTCAATGAGATTTTCTATGCGTTACCTGAGCTTTCTTATCTTCAGCACTACCATGGTGTCATCCGCTTACGCTATGAAGCCAATTCCCCCGCAAAGTGGCTTCAGTGGTTTTATCAATCTCGGAGCCGGTGTTACCAGCGTCGAGTCCAACACGCTGGCAAAGTTCGGCAGTGTTGACCTCGGTAACAAAAACATCGACACTCTCACTAACTCACCTGATAGTGAAACTTCCGGTCTACCTGTACTAGGTCTGGAGATCGCCTACACTTTTGCCAGCACCCGTACCCAGATATTTTTTGGTAACCAACTTGAAGACTATATCCGCTTCGATTTTGCCGCTCGCGCTGGTGTGCGGCAAGAAATAGGTAATGCTGGTGTAATCGGTGTTAGCTTTTTGCAAACTCCGCTTGCGACCGAAGTGTGGGAGGATCCCTTTGTCACTGGCACGAATCGTACAAACACCGATCGTTCCAGCAACGGCTATCGACTCATCTGGGATGAAATATACGGAACCGGACTGGAGCTTCGCTACTCTGCACGGGAAGTTGATATCGATGAGGAACGAAGTGGTGAAGATCTGGGATTGTCTGCTGCCGATCGCGCTATGCTGGATCGTAACGGCGATAGAAATCGTTTCTCTGTTCAATACACTTTTAACATAGACGAGAATAAACACATAATTACCCCTGCAATAGCCTATATCGATCAAGATCTCGACGGCGACGCCGTAGCCTATGATGGACTGTCTTTTAATATAAACTATATTTACTCGGTTAATCGCTGGAAATTTGTCACCAATGCCACTTATGCGACTCTGGAATACGATGAGGCCAACCCTGTTTACAGTAAAAAAGCAGACAGTAATCGATACGGTGCCAGCTTTACTGCCTTCTATAACAAACCTTTTGGTTGGGATGGCTGGCTGGCCAATGCTGGTGTGGTCTGGTTTGAAGAAGATAGTGATATTACCTTCTATGATTCGTCAGTAAACCTAGCAAGCATTGGGATGTTATACCTGTTTTAA